One window of Fibrobacter succinogenes genomic DNA carries:
- a CDS encoding phospholipase D-like domain-containing protein, translating into MPTFTKYIQNEEHYSEVISRIATVRETLWIGTADIKDVYVKQNGESIPLLGQLAGLLKRGVGVRLIHAKEPGPNFREDFDRYKILATDLERVMCPRVHFKMMIFDLETAYIGSANLTGAGIGMKSSLRRNFEAGILTNDPQIVEPAIEQFDTLWMGAHCEKCGRQEFCGDRIK; encoded by the coding sequence ATGCCGACCTTCACCAAGTACATCCAAAACGAAGAACACTATTCCGAAGTGATTTCCCGTATCGCGACAGTCCGCGAAACGCTCTGGATTGGCACCGCCGACATCAAGGACGTATATGTGAAGCAGAACGGCGAATCAATCCCGCTGCTCGGACAACTCGCAGGACTCCTCAAGCGCGGCGTAGGCGTGCGGCTCATTCACGCCAAGGAACCCGGCCCGAACTTTCGCGAAGATTTCGACCGCTATAAGATTCTTGCGACCGATCTCGAACGCGTCATGTGCCCGCGAGTGCATTTCAAGATGATGATTTTCGATCTTGAAACTGCCTACATCGGCTCTGCAAACTTGACAGGCGCAGGCATCGGCATGAAAAGTTCCCTCCGTCGCAACTTTGAAGCGGGAATCCTCACGAACGACCCGCAAATCGTCGAACCCGCCATCGAACAATTCGACACGCTTTGGATGGGCGCCCACTGCGAAAAATGCGGCCGCCAGGAATTCTGCGGAGATAGGATAAAATAG